The DNA window AAAGTTCTGCTTGTCTACAATCTCTTTAATGTGGTGGCTTAGCAGGTAAGCCCGAAAGTTCATAAATTCGCTTTCACCGCCGTAAAAATAGGAGGTATGGTAATGCTCATCTGCAAATACACTGCTTAGTGCGGGCAAATGTTCCTGCCGTGCATTATCAATCACGATGGTGCGAAGGGCCTGCGACGGAAAGGCGCTCATAATGCCGATCATGCCTTTATCAGTACGGTCGCTGGTGGCGTAAATACTGTCGAACAGCACGCCTTGTTTTATAAACTGCTCAAAGTTTGGCGCGTCCCCCTTTTCACCGCCGAGCGACGCGATCAGGTCTGCAGTAAAACTTTCCAGCTGAAAAATTACCACGTTTGGCCTTGTGGTGGTCAGCAGCATTTCGGTGGTGTCTTTTTTAACCGCGTACATGCTGTCCACCAATGCAGCCGCTTTGTCAGCAGGCATAAAAAGGTAAGGATTCTCCGGGTTCTGCACGCTTTCAGTGGTATTTTGCAGCAGGTTCCATTCGGTGTTTAAGGCACATTGGTTTAGTATAGGCTTATCGCTAAAATAGGCGTTGCTCTGGCTCATGGGGGCCAGCTGCAGCCCACCGCGAATAACTACCAGGTTAAGCCCGAACAGCACCACAAATATTAGCGGCTTGGCTATAAACGGAACAGATGGCTTTCTGAATTTGTAATCTATAATGTATTCTGACAGTAAAGCACCTGTTACCAGCAGGCCTATACCAATACTTAAACTAAGTGCGATAGGAGATGAGCTGCTGGAAGCCAATCCTTCTTTAGGCGCATCAAAAAAGTTAGCAAACACCCGGTACGTAACCTTGGTGCCCCATTCCCGGAAGATATTGAGATTTACGATGGCTATTAAGGCTATCAAAAATAGCACGGTATATACATACACCCTAAGCCATACCGGTTTAATGTGCTTCTTAAAAAACCAGCCAATACCAAACACCAGGAGGGGGATAACAGCGATGTATCCCGCGGCAGATGCATCCATCCGCATGCCATACAAGTAGGCTTGCAGCACTTCGCCGGCGCTTACGCCGCGCAGGTTATCCTTAAAGTAAAGTACAAATGCAGTTCGGGTAAAAACGCCGAACAAAGTCCAGAATAAAAGGAAGCGGCAAAAGCTGATCAGGGTTTTTAACATCGGGGCTCAAAATTAGGCATTTAATGTTGATGTTAAAATGCGGTTAACCTTTGCGCCACAGTAAACGCTAAGCTTTCGTTATCTCTTCCAGCACGCTGCACAACGTCCGGATCTCCTCCTCGGTATTGTAGTAATGCACGGATGCTCTTACTGTTGCTGCAAGGTGGTGCTTGTTCATGTAAATTAGGGTGGAGATTGCTTTGGCAACAGAAACATTAATTTGCTTTGCTGATAGCCTGGTTTTTACTTCTGCTGCATCTATGCCGGCTACAGAAAAGGTTACTATACCACACTGCATACTGCCAATGTCATGTACGGTTATGCCGTCTATATTACGCAGCTCTGTACGCATCAAACTTGCCAGGTGTTGTATACGCATCCATATCTTATCCAGGCCTATAGCAAGCGCGTAATCAATTGCTTTACCCAGCCCAAGTGTAAGTGCACGGCTTTTCTCGTACAATTCAAACCGCCGTGCATCGGGCCTTGCTTTGAAATCGTCTTCGCTTACCCACTCGGCGGCAAGGCTGTCCATCAGTATGAGCTTCAATTTGTCCTGCACGGCTTTGCGCACGTATAAAAACCCGGTGCCCCGCGGCGCGCGCAGGTATTTGCGGCCGGTTACAGATAGCATGTCGCAGCCTATCGACTCAACATTCACCGGGAGCTGGCCCGCGCTTTGGCAGGCATCTACCAGGTAAAGGATGTTGTGCCTGCGTGCTATTTGCCCAATCTCCGCTATGGGCATCATGCCGCCCGATGTAGAAGGTATGTGCGTTACCGCTATCAGTTTTGTTTGCGGATTAATGGCATCCTCCAGCGCCCGGAGGGAGTAATCGCCGTTTTCATCGTTAGGGATAAGTGTTATTTTGATGCCGTGGTTCTTGCGCGCATTTATAAAGCCCATTAAATTGGTAACGTACTCCATCTCGGAGATGATCACTTCATCCCCCGGCTTAAAGTCGATACCATTGAACAGCAATCCCCAGCCCACACTCGCGCTCTCCACTATTGCTACTTCTTCCCGGCCGGCGTTTATCAGTTGTGCAATCAGGTCATAAGTGCGGTCGAGCTGGGCGGTGTACTTAGCTTCCGTTTCGTAACCACCGAAAACTGCTTCTTCGTCCAGGTAAGCCTTAACGGTATCTACAACAACATCCGGCGGTAAGGATGATCCCGCATTGTTAAAATGTATGCGTTGTGCGGTGCCTTTCGTTTCGGCACGTAGCTGTGCTATTTCGGCGTCGGTTAATGGTAAGGGCTGGTTCATACCGCCAAAGTAATGGCTATATAGTTAGCAGGCAACTGTTTCGGCAAAAATGAATTTATGCAGACCCTATGATCAGGTACTTCGCAGTTTAAGATCGTAAGGAACGATACCATCGCAAAACAAATAGGAATACGTTTTAGCATTTGGGGCAGGTAACAATTGCTATCTTGAGGAGTTTATAAAAGAGCCTTACCATAAGGTTGTTTTTCATTTACCTGGCGTTGCGATTATGAACGGTTTTTTGCTGATTTTTGAAGATCGTATAAAAGATTTTTGGGAGAAATATACCGAAGCGGAGATGCAGGAGCTCTTTGCCGATATACTTACCTACGCTAATGCCAACCCGCAGGCCTTTGTAAAGGAACTGGAGCAGGTACAATTTGATCCGGTTTTGCAGCCCCTCCCAATAGTACTTGAAGCGCTTTCGAGAGATTCGGATAAGTGGGGGGAGTTTTTTGTCAACCTGCTGAATACCATCCTGGTTAAAGCAAAATCGTCTGCCAATCCGCAGGAGATGGTAGATAACCTGATAGAGTTTGCGCATATAGAAACCCATCCTAAGCTATTTGTAAAGCACGTGGCAAAACGGCTGCACCAGGAACTGACCGACGATAATCTGTACACCAAGAGCGCGGCTATATCCATGCTGCCCAACTACCTGGATAACCCCGTAGTAGTAGATAAAGAGGATATTATACAGGAGCTGCAAAACAAGCTCAGGAACCCTAAATGGCAGATACGCTATCTTGCCTATATCTCCCTCAAAAAGTTCAACTTACTCCCTCCGGATTACAGCTTGTCGTTTACCGATAAGCTGCTGAGAATGTATAAGGGCAGGCCGCTTACGTATTAAACAATCCTCTTGCTATTTGCATATTTTATTTAACTTAGGGCTACCAACCAAACCTTTAAAAAATGATTGATACAGAAGAGTTGCTGCCCGAAGTAACATCTATAGATGCAAAAGTATTTCTTGCAAAACATGTGCGATTGGCCACTTTTTTAGGCGGCCCCATAGCTGGAGGATACATAATTGCCGAGAATTATAAAGCCTTAAACGATTACCGCATGGCAAAAAATACATGGGCGGTTACCCTATTGGTAACGGTTGCAGTTTTTGGTGCCATCCTATACTTGCCCGGAGTATCGCGCTTGCCATCTGTCTTTTTCCCACTATTATTTAGTTTAGCAGGTTACCAGCTCACAGTTATTTTACAGGACAAGCGGTTATACGCGTATATGAATAATGGCGGTACCGCATACAATTGGGGCAGGCCAGTAGTCGTAAGTTTAATAGCATGTGTGGTGCAACTCTTTTTAATTTTTATCGTAGCTATAGCCAGCGACATGACAGCGCTGCTGCATTAAGATAGGCTCCATCCACCAACGGAATTAATTTAAGGTCACGCTAAGCCAAAAACGCAGCTTCATCCATG is part of the Mucilaginibacter terrenus genome and encodes:
- a CDS encoding LTA synthase family protein — its product is MLKTLISFCRFLLFWTLFGVFTRTAFVLYFKDNLRGVSAGEVLQAYLYGMRMDASAAGYIAVIPLLVFGIGWFFKKHIKPVWLRVYVYTVLFLIALIAIVNLNIFREWGTKVTYRVFANFFDAPKEGLASSSSSPIALSLSIGIGLLVTGALLSEYIIDYKFRKPSVPFIAKPLIFVVLFGLNLVVIRGGLQLAPMSQSNAYFSDKPILNQCALNTEWNLLQNTTESVQNPENPYLFMPADKAAALVDSMYAVKKDTTEMLLTTTRPNVVIFQLESFTADLIASLGGEKGDAPNFEQFIKQGVLFDSIYATSDRTDKGMIGIMSAFPSQALRTIVIDNARQEHLPALSSVFADEHYHTSYFYGGESEFMNFRAYLLSHHIKEIVDKQNFAAKEMNSKWGAHDDVLLKRNVQYLTGQQQPFFSYVQTLSNHEPFEVPVKPHFPGEDLPNKFRSTAYYTDASLKEYFDLAKKQPWYKNTLFVLIADHGHRLPLDHSEPYNPRKYHIPMLFFGDVIKPAYRGKHINKLGGQTDMAATLLAQLNIPHKQFKWSKNLLNPYSKPFAFFDWDNGMGFKTPQQAVTYDNAGKRISYVENRKLPQATIDSTLLYGKAFLQQVFTEYMKY
- a CDS encoding aminotransferase class V-fold PLP-dependent enzyme, which gives rise to MNQPLPLTDAEIAQLRAETKGTAQRIHFNNAGSSLPPDVVVDTVKAYLDEEAVFGGYETEAKYTAQLDRTYDLIAQLINAGREEVAIVESASVGWGLLFNGIDFKPGDEVIISEMEYVTNLMGFINARKNHGIKITLIPNDENGDYSLRALEDAINPQTKLIAVTHIPSTSGGMMPIAEIGQIARRHNILYLVDACQSAGQLPVNVESIGCDMLSVTGRKYLRAPRGTGFLYVRKAVQDKLKLILMDSLAAEWVSEDDFKARPDARRFELYEKSRALTLGLGKAIDYALAIGLDKIWMRIQHLASLMRTELRNIDGITVHDIGSMQCGIVTFSVAGIDAAEVKTRLSAKQINVSVAKAISTLIYMNKHHLAATVRASVHYYNTEEEIRTLCSVLEEITKA